In the Cylindrospermopsis raciborskii Cr2010 genome, TTATATGCGGACACAGATTCTCATGATGAAAATATATCATTGTCAAGTCAATTAGTCAACCCCCCAATGGAAAATTTTCCGGCGCGTAATACAGGGTTGATGGAATAGGAGGGTTGGGAAATGCGATCGCCTTTATGAAGGGGGTTGTCGATCCGAATATCAAATATTGGTGGTTGAAAAAAGACCTTATATGCGGACACAGATTCCCATGATGAAAATATATCATTGTCAAGTCAAGTAGTCAACCCCCCAATGGAAAATTTTCTGGCGCGTAATACATATTAGGGTTGGTGAAATATTAGGAGGGGTTGGGAAATGCGATCGCTCTTATGAACGGGATTGTCTATCCAGGAATATGAGATGTTGATGGAATATTCGGAGAGGGGACTAAAAAATGCGATCGCCCTTATGAAGGGGATTGTCGATCCGAATATCAAATATTGGTGGTTGAAAAAAGACCTTATATGCGGACACGGATTCCCGCGATGAAAATATATCATTGTCAAGTCAAGCAGTCAACCCCCCAATGGAAAATTTTCTGGCGCGTAATACATATTAGGGTTGGTGAAATATTAGGAGGGGTTGGGAAATGCGATCGCTCTTATGAACGGGATTGTCTATCCAGGAATATGAGATGTTGATGGAATATTCGGAGAGGGGACTAAAAAATGCGATCGCCCTTATGAAGGGGATTGTCGATCCGAATATTAAATATTGGTGGTTGAAAAAAGACCTTATATGGGCACACAGATTCCCATGATGAAAATATATCATTGTCAAGTCAAGCAGTCAACCCCCCAATGGAAAATTTTCTGGCGCGTAATACATATTAGGGTTGGTGAAATATTAGGAGGGGTTGGGAAATGCGATCGCTCTTATGAACGGGATTGTCTATCCAGGAATATGAGATGTTGATGGAATATTAGGAGAGGGGACTAAAAAATGCGATCGCCTTTATGAATGGGGTTGTCGATCCGAATATCAAATATTGATGGTTGAAAAAAGACCTTATATGCGGACACAGATTCCCATGATGAAAATATATCATTGTCAAGTCAAGCAGTCAACCCCCCAATGGAAAATTTTCTGGCGCGTAATACATATTAGGGTTGGTGAAATATTAGGAGGGGTTGGGAAATGCGATCGCCTTTATGAAGGGGGTTGTCTATCCGAATATCAAATATTGGTGGTTGAAAAAAGACCTTATATGCGGACACAGATTCCCATGGTGAAAATATATCATTGTCAAGTCAAGTGGTCAACCCCCTAATGGAAAATTTTCTGGCGCGTAATACAGGGTTGATGGAATATTAGGAGGGTTGGGAAATGCGATCGCTCTTATGAACGGGATTGTCGATCCGAATATCAAATATTGGTGGTTGAAAAAAGACCTTATATGGGCACACAGATTCCCATGATGAAAATATATCATTGTCAAGTCAAGTAGTCAACCCCCCAATGGAAAATTTTCTGGCGCGTAATACAGGGTTGATGGAATATTAGGAGGGTTGGGAAATGCGATCGCCTTTATGAATGGGGTTGTCGATCCGAATATCAAATATTGGTGGTTGAAAAAAGACCTTATATGCGGACACAGATTCCCATGATGAAAATATATCATTGTCAAGTCAAGTAGTCAACCCCCCAATGGAAAATTTTCTGGCGCGTAATACATATTAGGGTTGATGGAATATTAGGAGGGTTGGGAAATGCGATCGCCCTTATGAATGGGGTTGTCTATCCAGGAATATGAGATGTTGATGAAATATTAGGAGGGGTTGGGAAATGCGATCGCCTTTATGAAGGGGGTTGTCTATCCGAATATCAAATATTGGTGGTTGAAAAAAGACCTTATATGCGGACACGGATTCCCATGATGAAAATATATCATTGTCAAGTCAAGTAGTCAACCCCCCAATGGAAAATTTTCTGGCGCGTAATACAGGGTTCGTGGAATATTTGAGGGGAGGTTAGAAAACGCGATCGCCTTTATGAATGGGGTTGTCGATCCGAATATCAAATATTGGTGGTTGAAAAAAGACCTTATATGCGGACACAGATTTCCATGATGAAAATATATCATTGTCAAGTCAATTAGTCAACCCCCCAATGGAAAATTTTCTGGCGCGTAATACATATTAGGGTTGATGGAATATTAGGAGGGTTGGGAAATGCGATCGCCTTTATGAAGGGGGTTGTCGATCCGAATATCAAATATTGGTGGTTGAAAAAAGACCTTATATGCGGACACAGATTCCCATGGTGAAAATATATCATTGTCAAGTCAATTAGTCAACCCCCCAATGCAAAATTTTCTGGCGCGTAATACAGGGTTGGTGAAATATTAGGAGGGGTTGGGAAATGCGATCGCCTTTATGAATGGGGTTGTCGATCCGAATATCAAATATTGGTGGTTGAAAAAAGACCTTATATGGGCACACAGATTCCCATAATGAAAATATATCATTGTCAAGTCAAGTAGTCAACCCCCCAATGGAAAATTTTCTGGCGCGTAATACATATTAGGGTTGGTGAAATATTAGGAGGGGTTGGGAAATGCGATCACTCTTATAAAGGGGATTGTCGATCCGAATATCAAATATTGGTGGTTGAAAAAAGACCACATTAAGTAGGGAGGCACAATTATTTGTAGGATGGGTCGCGAGACCCATGGGGGCGTTGAGTTTCATACTTCAACCCAACCTACGTTCATCTTAGATTTAATTCCACCCACCCACTTAGGTAGCGTCGAGGAGGGAATAAGAATGGCTTAATGCCAAACGTAGATAAGTACAAACAGAATAATCCAAATAACATCAACAAAGTGCCAAAACAAAGAGGTTGAGTTTACCCCAAAGTGACCATGATCGTAATTGCCAGGAAGAAAAGAGCGCATGAGAATTATCAACTGCAATAGAATACCTGTGAGAACATGTAACCCATGAAATCCCGTTAATAAATAAAACATACCGCCGAATGTACCGGAAGTAAAGCCAAATTCCAGTTGACTCCACTCCACATATTGACCATATAAGAAATAAGTACCCATAGCGATTGTGGCTAATAAGTATAATCGAAATCCAGGTAAATCATGTTTTTGTAAACGTCTTTCAGCCAAATAAATTACAAAACTACTAGAAACCAGAATAATTGTGTTAATTGTGGGACTTACTATTTCCAGTCCTTCCACCCCAGCAGGAAGCCAATTGGAATTGGTAGTTTTATAGACGATATAACCAGCAAAAAAACTGAGAAATATGACACTTTCCGAAAGTAGAAAAACAATAAAACCAAACATTTTACTGCCTTCTTCATCATGACCATGTTGAGATTGAATAGGATTGTTGAGCGAGCTTTCCATGATAGTTCTCCTTAGATAATGGTTATAGAAATAGGTTTTTTCAAGAAAAGAAAGAGGCGTTTTCGCCCCTTTCAGGTGAGGTGATATTTACTCAACCATTTCCATGGTAGAATTCTCCAGATTAGCGGTTAATGGTTCCGACTTACCATAACCGTATGGTTCACTAATAATGATAGGAATTTCTTCAAAATTTTCTACCGATGGAGGTGAAGAAATGAGCCATTCTAAACCTATAGCTCGCCAAGGATTAGGTGGAGCTTTCTCACCGTCTAACCAAGAAACTAAAATGTTGAAAATAAATGGTAAAGTGGACATTCCTAACAGAAATGCTCCCAGACTAGCCAAAATATTCCAAAACGTGTACTCTGGTGCATAGGAAGCAACTCTTCTTAACATCCCCTGCAAACCCAGAGGATGCATAGGTAAAAAGTTTAAATTTGTACCAATAAATGCCAACCAAAAATGCACCCTTCCCCAACCCTCATTAAACATTCTTCCAGTCATTTTGGGGAACCAATGATAAATAGCAGCATACATTCCCATAGTTACCGTTCCATATAGTACATAATGGAAATGTCCCACTACAAAATAGGTATTATTCACATGAACATCAATGGGAACCGACGAGAGCATAATCCCAGTAATCCCAGCAAAAACAAACATGATTAAACCACCCAGCGCAAACAACATAGGAGTGGTTAATTTAATTTTGCCTCCCCAAATCGTTCCTACCCAAGCAAATACCTTAATTCCCGTAGGAACGGAGACAAACATAGTAGTCAGCATGAACAATAACCGCATCCAACCAGGAGTTCCACTCACATACATGTGGTGTACCCAAACAATAGCACTAACCACCGCAATTAACATGGAAGAAATAGCCACTACCTTATATCCAAATAATGGCTTGCGGGAATAAACAGGAAAGATTTCTGAAAAAATACCAAATATTGGGAGAATAATCACATAAACTGCAGGATGGGAGTAAAACCAGAAATAATGTTGAAACATAACTGGATTACCACCATTAATAGGATTAAAAAATCCCGTTCCCACTGTTAAATCAAACAATAACATTAATGCTCCAGCTGTCAAAGCAGGGAGTCCAAATAATTGAATAATTTGAGCACTAAAAACTGCCCAAACAAACAAAGGCATTTTAAAAAACCCCATTCCTGGGGCACGCATTTTGACAATGGTGGTGACAAAGTTCACTGCGCCCATAATTGAGGAAACACCGGAAATAGCTACAGCTAATAACCAAAGAACTTGACCATTAATTAAATTGCCAGTAGGATTTTGTAAACTGACTGGGGGATAGGCCCACCAACCAGCTTGAGCAGGTCCACCGGGAACTGCAAAGCTGGACATGAGTAAAATTCCCACCACAGGAACCATCCAAAAAGCAGCTGCATTGAGACGGGGAAATGCCATATCCCTCGCACCAATCATGATGGGTACGAGATAGTTTGCTAGACCTACAAGGGAGGGGAATGTCCATAGGAACAGCATCACTGTTCCGTGCATGGTAAACATCCCATTATAAACCGTGCGATCTATTAAGTCAGATTCGGGAGTAACTAGTTCTCCCCGCAAAATCATAGCGAAAATTCCACCGACAAGAAAGAAAATAAAGGAAGTTACTAGATATTGAATACCTATGACTTTATGGTCTGTACTAAAGGTGAAATAGGTTTTCCAGTGAGTTGGTGTTGGGTGATGATTTGATTCACCACCAAGATTAAGTAATATGTTAGTCATGATTTTAGATGTTACATTTTACAAATTGGATATTAGCTGAACTTAAAGATGACTATCACCCACGAAATTGACCACTGGAGGTGCAGCAGGTGGAACAGTTTTCCAACCCAGTTGGATGTTTTTATTGTGGGTCTGAGCATATTCTGTAGCTGCTTGATTGGGAGCAGCTGTAGGACTTTGACTAGCTGCTTTCTTTAACCAGTTTTCATAATCTTCTGGTGCTTGGACTATTACTTTTGCTTCCATAGTCGCAAAGTAAGTACCACTATATTGAGAGTCGGTAAGACTATATTTACCAATGAGAGTTGGGGTAAATTCAAAGTCTATAGTTTTACCAGGAACAATATCCTGTTTAACTCGAAATGCTGGAATATAAAAACCATGGAGTACATCTTCTGATTGCAGTGCTAAATGTACACGTTGATTGCTGGGTAAATGCAGTTCCGTACTAGTAATACCCTGTTGAGGATAGCTAAATATCCAAGCCCATTGTTTAG is a window encoding:
- a CDS encoding cytochrome c oxidase subunit 3, giving the protein MESSLNNPIQSQHGHDEEGSKMFGFIVFLLSESVIFLSFFAGYIVYKTTNSNWLPAGVEGLEIVSPTINTIILVSSSFVIYLAERRLQKHDLPGFRLYLLATIAMGTYFLYGQYVEWSQLEFGFTSGTFGGMFYLLTGFHGLHVLTGILLQLIILMRSFLPGNYDHGHFGVNSTSLFWHFVDVIWIILFVLIYVWH
- a CDS encoding cytochrome c oxidase subunit I encodes the protein MTNILLNLGGESNHHPTPTHWKTYFTFSTDHKVIGIQYLVTSFIFFLVGGIFAMILRGELVTPESDLIDRTVYNGMFTMHGTVMLFLWTFPSLVGLANYLVPIMIGARDMAFPRLNAAAFWMVPVVGILLMSSFAVPGGPAQAGWWAYPPVSLQNPTGNLINGQVLWLLAVAISGVSSIMGAVNFVTTIVKMRAPGMGFFKMPLFVWAVFSAQIIQLFGLPALTAGALMLLFDLTVGTGFFNPINGGNPVMFQHYFWFYSHPAVYVIILPIFGIFSEIFPVYSRKPLFGYKVVAISSMLIAVVSAIVWVHHMYVSGTPGWMRLLFMLTTMFVSVPTGIKVFAWVGTIWGGKIKLTTPMLFALGGLIMFVFAGITGIMLSSVPIDVHVNNTYFVVGHFHYVLYGTVTMGMYAAIYHWFPKMTGRMFNEGWGRVHFWLAFIGTNLNFLPMHPLGLQGMLRRVASYAPEYTFWNILASLGAFLLGMSTLPFIFNILVSWLDGEKAPPNPWRAIGLEWLISSPPSVENFEEIPIIISEPYGYGKSEPLTANLENSTMEMVE